The Halichondria panicea chromosome 10, odHalPani1.1, whole genome shotgun sequence region ACTTAAACTATTACCTCTTCCCGTGTTTTGATATTAGGCTCCTCCTTGACGACGCCCCCTCCTTCTATAATGGTCAGTGTTCTCTTCCGACTACCCCCCACAATCGTTGACAACGAGATCCTCTTACTTCCCGTAGCAGACTCTGTTTCGCTACGGTGACGATGGAATGAGACGGGGGCACGCTCGTCAACGTGTTGTTCACTGTTCTCTTCAGTATCGTCCTGAAGTATCAGGGTAACATCACTAGTGCTAGTTATCGTGGAGGCTTTTCTTATATCTGAGCAAGAGGGTAGACGTATTGTATGAAACAGCTACAATGATaatgttgctacatgtatgtgcccTGGGGCTTATATGGATCGAATCATTAGCAACATCATTATGTGCTATGATAATTTGTACAACAATTAAAACAAGTACAGGATAAAGCATAACAGATATACcatgtacttgtacacaaCAGATAATACTTGTACAAGTTAGAGCACAACACTCACACAATCACTCAAGAGCATTAAACACTCACCTCTAGAAAAATTTACAGTTGTTGTGAGGTCCATACGATCCTCCTCATGATCAGGGGGTGTATACATTTCTCGATAGTTAGACAGTCCAATCTCTTGGCTGATATCCTCCCCCCCACCCTCCAACACGTCACAATAGTCTATCCGAGTGTCCAACCCATCGTCCAGTAGTATACTAACAGATGGCCCAAGACCTTCCTCTTCTGACTCTGTGTCTTGAGACTCAAAGGCTGCCAGGTGGTGTGGTTTCAGGCGTACCTCCGTGGGAGAATGGAGGAGGGAGGAGTCTGGGGGGCGTGTCACAGGGGAGAGGGTAGCCCGATGGTCATGTGATGGAAACACATTACGTAGTGAGCTAAGGGAGTCTGCACTGTGTAGAGAGGTGGAGTCACTGGTGCTGCCTGTACGACAGTTGTGTGTGAGAAATCTGCGGTCCTCCTCAaggagcctgtgtgtgtgtgtgtgtgtgtgtgtgtgtgtgtgtgtgtgtgtgtgtgtgtgtgtgtgcgtgtgtgtgtggtggggttATAAGGAAGGATATCGTGGTCTAAGGTGCTTGGAAAATGAAAATGAATGATTTACTAACATAATTAGCGAGGGCTCTTACCACTATAATTGTGTACTATATGGCATCCATGAAAGgtcctacagtgtacatgacTACCAATGCAATTGTCCTACTGTTTTGAAGACAAATCAACCACAATTTTCAGATTCAACTCAGGGAATACACACAACAAAACAAATGCAGAGCTACTGTATGTGTCTCCCAATGAATAGCTTCCATTATCACACTAGCAATGAAAACGCCATAAGATCATCCCTACCTGTTCTGTTCCAAAAGTTTCTGTAGTAGCAGGTTTTCAGATGGTTTTTCCTCCTTCTGCTCGGTTCCATTCTGAGACTCGGATGGAACTGAGATGACACCCGCCATTTCCTGTGGATATAAACATCCTAACGAGCACAAATTGAttttacatgcacatgtaatcAGCACCAAACAAGCTAATGGTTACTCCcaaggtagcctcgattccaggccgctctcagttgagaaagacggcctggaatacactgtctgcgcatgcgtcagttgccccaagattcttggggatcgagatatcttagtaaattagttagtatattgtatattgtacaatgatgtcattgcacaaatcacagcagttttaataaaataacacagctacttacaacatttacgacctagactagtgactagttttgttgtgatggcttctacttctgttctgctcttgctcaagctctctccagtgttgaaaagtcagattttgtcttcttttgtactgtggtagagtggtaggcgtttttctgtcagtaccgaccggctctggcaaatctacttgcttccagacacttgtttgatgccatctcagtaagatcagtgctcctcgtatgagcctagagttgtgatggcgatttctctctcttgacactattaaatagtttaatcaaccacgtgggtgaccatagtacaaaaggttaattgataaattacaaagagttttactaacaaatttactattgaatccacccacgcgcaaacagtggttaccaggccctctagtgagaggggctgggatcgaggctactcccAAGGTAAAATGTTATCTTGTCTGCTATTAATAATAGTGACCTAtgtataaatgtacatgtagaacagAAACTACTTGTATAGTAAGCTGACCCCTGCAGAGTACACAGTACACGTAAACAGTGGTGGTTGCTAGTGACATCGGTTGAGTAATTAAGCAGCTGGTGTACTATAATATGTACTGACAAACTTGGTATGTTTCTcgaaatgaatatcattcacatgtacaacCAGAATTTTCCATTACTGTTCAGGCTAAACATAACATGAAGTAgtattattgttattatacAAGCTTTCATTAATCCTTAGACAACATACTAGCACTTAAAATCAGACCATTCTATTCAATGTGTCTCCAACAGGCAaactacctacatgtatacactacGCACGCATTGCACCACACTGCATAAACTTACTATACACATACAAACCAAGGCCCATGATTGACTTAGAATTtctagtgataattatatttgatTTGAATTTTAACACACCATCTTAAAGTATCACTAGAGTTAATGTGGCTGTCTAGAGAGCAGTACAAGAAAACTAGACTGTTCGTAATTTGAAGGGTGAGCTACTGTGAAAACAAACACTTCATTGTTCAGGAGGTGACTACACAGTCAATACACACGGTACATTCATTTGTGGGAAGCAGACTCCGTAATtaccactacatgtatacaaaccCACACATCGTTACTGTAGTCATTACAAGTTGTTACAGACTTGCTACAGACGTACACACGATAGAGACACCTGTGGCCCTGTAAGTCAACTGTGGGATTTCACAGGCTATCCCTAGCAACAGTTTATACAATACTGTGGGCAGGTTGCATTGACACAGATGGTAACTGTTACTATGGAGCCTCaaccaaaattaattatgagtactgtactgtatgagTAACTTCAGTATAACTTATAAGTATGAGTACTTAGCATACGAAGATTTATGAAGGGAGATTTTATGGTTGATTCTTATAGACTACAAAAACTGACTACAAAAAATTGGTCATAAATCTCTAGCAAACCCGAAGTAGACTGTACCTGCATAAAGGTAGCCTAGCTGGATCTCTCTGCCGTTGATACTAGCCTCGCCTTTTCTATAGTCGAGTCTGCTGCAATCTCTTTTCATTCAGAAAGCACTAGCACTAACAACACAACACCGCCTCTCTCCACTTGACTGCACTCCGTTTTTTGTTGTTTATAATACAGTGCTGAACAGGTTAAAGCACACAACGTCACAATTGAGAATAAAACATACCCCGAGAACAATTGTTCGGGGGTATCACAAAAACCTGTTGGCTAAACATTGTGTAAGATACACAAACAGAAAGTTTCAACACATTATACACTATACAAGTGTGGAGTCATCTTCATCATCTATAATACTGCTATACATGTCTCTACCAATAGTCACATGTTCGTTCTTTGACCTGTTGACCCGATGTTCTGGCGACTGCGTTAGCTGTCCGGTTGCCATAGAGGTTCTTGACTCACTACTCCCTTTAGCACCAATCAACTCTTCACACACAGGAATGGTGGACATGTCCACAACTGGCACAATACGTTCGTCTATCGCTGTTGTGGCATTTTCAATTTGAAAAGGTTTCTTTTTCATTTCTCTTCTTTTCTTGCCTCTCTCTTCGTCAGTTCCCCTCTTTATGACGTGGTTGACAGTCTTGCCAGCTCTAGCTATCTCATGTGAGAGCTGCTGCACCTCGTACACATAGCCTTGTGTCTGTGGGCAAGGAGAACCTTTGATTACTCGTAATGCAAGAGCAGCAAGCTCGTTGCAGCTGTACGCTACTTGTTTGTTACTGGATGAGAGGTCCTCTAGACTGGTGCTGGTCGTGTCAGTCTGTAGGAagggtgtgatgtgtgtagtGATTGTCTCCACAGATTTCTCGACTTGTCGGATATGGGATAATAGCTCCACTACTGAGGGGAGGGGCGGGGTGAGTGGGAGGGTGCCAACACTGGGAGCAGATATACTCCAGATGTCTCCCTGCACATATAATTACATATACTATATGCACGCAGGATAACTGTAGAGTATCAAAATGGACGGGACCCAAGTCAGCTAAGAATGAGGGCATCGATCATCATTGAGAATTTTCTTGATAAATAAACtgaattattatacatgtataattctCTTTTGTCGTGAAAGGATGAAATAACAGTAGTGTTACCTGTAACTCTGCCAGCCTCTGTAGGAAGGCCTCGACTCCAGTCACTGTCTTGGCCACCCCCGACACCAGATCACTCTGTGTAAATTGATACTCTTCATAACAGTGGTGTTAGAAAGTTACCCATCATTAAACTCACTAACACATAATGTAGAATAATGAATGGGTTTTTGATAGCTAGATATTTTAAGGGAGACAGATTTCAGATTCTAACGACCCTCTACCTATCACACTATTGTATGCTGCAACACAACCTTTCTACTTTTATTTACCTGATCTGTGTATGGGGAGAGAGACTGGACACACTCCCCCACCCTCCCCCGGGCGTGCTCAAACACTGCACTGCACCAGTCACAATAGCCCTGGTAGAACAACATGGCTGACTTCTGGTACGGCTGGAAAAAACCAGAGGAACACAGAATGTGAGGCTTGGACAGCCGCTTACAATATAGGGGAATGCCACATGAATTATTTacactgtgcatgtacgtacaagtTCATTTCATTTCCTAATGAATTAACAACATGCATACAATTTTACGTGTAaaagtgtacagtacacaaacTTGAAcacatacatgactgtacaagaATAGTTAATTTTCAACACTATAACGTACTGTACCGTAGTGGTAGTACCTGCAGTGTGATGAAGTCATCCCCCCCGTCAGGTTCACCCACTACCACATGGCCAGAAGACGGCGTGACAGGCACTCGGCTCACAAATGTCTTGTCCAGTACTTGTCTGGCCAGAGAGAGGGAACCAgtttgctgagtcagcgaaTCCAGGCTCTCCCTCAGACTAGCACACGCCTCTCTAACGGCGTTTTCACTCTCCTTTTCAGTAGCctgcataaaaattaatgcgGTATCAAATTGCATACATGGACAAGTATAAGGCGAACACTAGCATGAGATGTGAGAGAAGCATTACCTGTAATAGTCGACTGCAATAGAGAGCAGTTTGTTGTGAGATGGTCTCCAGGAAGTTATCAGCTCTCTCTGTCACCAGACCACCTCCGTCCACCCAGGTTGGGAGCAGTCTGGTCACCAGGGAATGCCAGGCTAACAGCTCTCGCTGGAGAGTCTGTCCCTCGGCCAACAGGAGCTCCAGTGATgtgtagagtgagaggacagccTCGGTCACTGAGGGGGTGGACCACagtggagctgtgtgtgtgtgtgtgtgtgtgtgtgtgtgtgtgtgtaagagATACACATTAGTGAATCCGAAACATAATCAATAAATTTGTTTATGAGATAGTTATAATACAAAACTCGGAATGATGTATACAACTCACCATCGATGCTGTCCATGTTCTGACAGTAAGCCTCCTCAATAGCTTCACAAGCCTCCCTGATATCCAGTACTCTCGATAACACCCTCTGGAACACTGACCCAGACTCAGCAGGGCTAATCCCTAGTAGGCCACTAATTCTCTGGTGACAAAGTGCAGGTAGTGAGAGGTGGGGGGTGATATGAGAGACAGGGGGTAGCATGGGACTTCCCCCTCTAGAGCTGACGTTAAGGAGGTCCAGGAGGGAGCGTGGGGGGAGGGCAGAGCCGGGGAGGGTgatggagtgggtggagctgctAGACATCAAAAGGTGGCGAATTGACGATGACCTATAGGGACGGTGCATGGTGCATTAAGAATAGTATACTGGATGAGACGAATGATTACCCGTGTAGGTATTTCAGAATATTTTGCACCAAATTGTAAGGAATATTTTGTACCTTAACAGAAGGCAATATCTtcgaaaatcaaaaaaatATCATCCCAGGTGGGACTCGAACCCACAACCTTTGAAGTCCAATGCGCTAATCCATTGCGCCACTGGGACACTTACTTTTACAACTAAATCctgtacagtagactcacaCTCGCTAATCCGGCACtctaaagtacatgtatgcatggtcacctcgatataccggtcGTTTTTCAtttggcacagattgctaAACAAAACTTGTCATGAAATGCGGCCCACTCGTTATAATGATACTGGTCAGTTCTGGCTGCACCAAACTAGGTAtttttattacggccggatattaCATTTTGgatgtggtttggcagattacacttaaatagagagctaaTGTTGAGACAAAACCAcaaaaattagtcattagattcgaggtagggtCACTTTTTAGCCACGGCTATTTTCTATAATACACAAGTAAAGATCAACCAGCTAAACAGCACATGCATATGAATTTTGGGGGGTAAGTAACAGCAATCCCATATTACCGCATGATTATCAATCCCCATAACATACCTCATTGGTGAGGGTTGCGGTGTGATCAATGACTCCTTGACCCAGGAATCTGAGGGGTCAGAGAAGGGATCAGGTTCCTCACAAGACGAACCCACACTCTCTCCTTCCAGTGAGGTACTCGACCCAATACCAGACGTTGAcatgtttgtgtacatgtccCTCATCACTTCTAGTCTCCCTTCAAACTTCTCCAGAGTCCAGAATGTGACAATTCCCTGCTGTGTGTTGTTAACTCGCACCTGGACCTCCAGACCATCAGAGTCATCAGTGAGCTCTTCACGACTAAAAGTCTGAGGAGAAGGGGTTAGGAATTCACACACGTAATAAATTAATCCGCATGTTAGAGCTCCCCAGGGATGTGAGCAAACATTTTCAATTCTTAATTCAACAATACAAATGTACTTTTTAAAGAGACTATAAAATGTGGTAAACCAGGCCTAAGAGGTAGTTAGGGGGTGTTAGTATCgaccaccactgaccagtggggggggggggggacatacatgtacatgtatccctGCAACTCAAGTTCCAAGCAATCAAGTAAACACTTCAGTTCAGGAGAAACACTCATACATGTCAGTATACATGcctgatacatgtacagtgtagcttgTGTATCATGCTCATTGCAGTAATTAACGTATACAGTTTGTATATCCTTACCAGTGGCCTGTTGAGACTCTTGCTGATGGCTGAGGCCTCCTGCAGCATCATGGCTAGTCGCACCATCTCAGAGCCCTTCCTAGAAGgctccatggacactgtagACACCGTGGGCTCTCGACAACTAACGTTCAACCTCACGGACTAGATATAATGGAgcacaatattattatgtgaagTGTGTACGTACACTGTATACTTTCCTAACGATAAAAAATGGTATGCATGTGGGATAGTGTAGTGTTAGCTATctgctatacatacatgtacatgttcacatACTGTACAGCTTACAGCTCAGATATGTGATGTGGTAAGCAGAAATAGATAAAACGAACTAacagcatgtacatgcacatgtaattaTGGCCCTGAGAAATGTCCACTATTATGTAATTGCAAACACATAACCACTGCTATTGTACCGAGCAGACACCAATGCCTCACCTTGTTCTTGTTAAGTTGCTGTATGTCCGCTAACAACTTGTTCTTCTCCTGCTCAAGATCACTCATGAGTCGAGTCTTCTCCTCCTTAATCTCTTCATACTCTCTCTCAGCCTTGATCTTCTCCAGGTGGAGGAGGTGTTTTTGTGTCACTGTCTCCTCCTCGAGAGCCTTGTTCCTCTCCTGTAGCTCCTCCATGGCAGCACGGACCTCCTCACTGGACTTAATGTGGTGGCTGGCCTCCATCGTCTGCTCAACCTGAGGAGGGGGGAGAATATGTAATATGTATGATCTCACTGTACCATCATGTGCTGGTACACTACAATGAAACCTGGCTATTATAGTTTTACCCTTTCTAATACAGCCATGTTCACTTGTACAATGCACACTTGTCAGAAACACGTACCAAATACACAATCTATTGCACACTCCGTATGTAATAAGATGCCTTTTACACTGATATTGCTTATTGCTCACCACCgtccccacccaccccacacacacacacacaacacacaccataTCTCTAGTAAGATTTGCCAGCTTCTCCTCGTACTCCACTCTCTGATAGTCCATGTCCTTCTGTGCTGCATCCCTGAGTGACTGTAGCTCACCCATCAATGCTTCTCTCTCCTTTAGTCGACGTTCCTCCAACTCAGCTTCCAGTCTACAGGGGAgaataacatgtacatgtacattctaaCAATAAAACACAAAGGAAACTTTGAGTGACTTAAAGACGCAATCACATTGgtgtactataaattatttaaTCCTGACCTTGCCGTTTGTTCCCTGATGAGCTCATTCTTGGCGTATTCAAATGTTCCCTGTCCCTTCTTCAGATGCATTCCTTGCTCCACCTCCAAAGGGTTGTTGAATCGGAAGTAGTACTCCCCACCAAGCACTATACGATCACCCTGCACAAAGTGTCATGAGCTAAAAATACGGCACTAGTTAGTGAAcacgtacattgtatgtatggGGAATGCTGGTCTTACACaactgcacatgcatacacgcTAGGCTCAACTCCTACAGTATCGCAAAAAAGTGTGCTAACATATAATTACGCTATGTAAAAATGATGCTTTTACAGCCTACACTGTAGTTACCGGTAGACTGATAGTCTGTATTATcataatagtacatgtatgtgtacatgtagttctatatcacatgactaaaTGGACACAGAGTACGAGACTCACATGGTGCAGCTGGTCAGTGGATGAAATGAGGTGTCCATTGAGGAAGGTCTGTGCCTCAGTGTTGGATGAGGGCTGGAGGGTCACCACACCAGCATCGTTGGACAGTGAGCTGAATAAGGGGAGCAGTGGTAACAGTATTGTACACTGTCAGTGGATAGGTGGGGGACTAGGTTCAAGGCCGGTActgatagtacatgtagctaatacTGAAGTGGCTAATACTGTAGCTCACACACTTGTAGTCAGTACCCTATTTTACTTTGTGAATTATCCACAGTAGCTAGGTCATCATGCAATAATTCAAGTGACACTAATACTGTAAGACACACCGTATCTCACACTTACAAATTTAAACTATTTTTATGCACCCAGTAGCACCTACCAATGATTGCTCATGACGAGTGCCCCGGAGAGCTcgatgtcatgtgatccaccCTCCCTCCTCCGTCCCACACGTGTGACCCCCTCCTTCAGGAAGTACACCACTATCTCTGACAGCTGGGGGTCCTCAGTCAGGTTGACCAAGTTGGGCTCGCGGTTGTTCACAGTTAGAGCTCCAGAacgctgcatgtacatgtacatgtataattatatataatgtagAGGAAGAGTtactacacatgcagtgatgcAGTATTTGAAGAGATAGTGACAAATCCTCGTAATCAATTCTTAAGTCCTGAGGATCAAACTGAATAAGCTTGGTCCTGCCTACCCTCTCTCCATGCACTCACCTGTAACTGCTCTATCTCCTCCTGTTTCCTGGCCTCTGACTGTCTGAGCTTCTCCTTCCATGAGCGAGTGGTGTCGGCCATCAGCTTCTCACTCTCCAGCAGCTTCTCGTGCAGTACTTTCACCTGAGAGGAATCCCCAATTGACTGAACACCACTGGTCTGGAGGAGCGATTGGAGCTGCTCAATCTGCTGTCGTAGGTCTGCATGGACAAAAAAGTAGTATACCTTATACCTGTACCTCAACTATAGACACCAATTACATGTGCTAATTACTATACATGGATAGGTATATACAGTATCGGCTACACAGCTCTTGTTCATGAATAGTACATGTGCGAGTAATTAGTTGAGAACTCACCTCTGATTATGGCTGCATTGGGGTCTTCATTGATGCGAGCCACGTTGACTATGGTACGAGCTTGCTGGGCATATCTGTTCCAAGATAAGAGACCAAGAATCAAGGCCTGGATTTATAAGGTTGGGCAGGACAACCCACCTTAGTGTGCCCAGACTCTCATCGTAGTGAAGGTGTGAGGGACTGACGGTTGCAATCATGGCCGTCTTGCTGTTCCCACCCAGACTCTCCTTGAGGAGCCAGGTGAGGGTAGAGTCACGATACGGGATGAACACCTTCTTCCTGCGACCAGACCCCTTCTCTGAGAGTAGGGAGATGACTTTGCCCAACGAGTGCAGGGACTTGTTGATACTGGCACCCTCCTAACGTGAGAATAGAAGGTACTGTAAATTATTGTTGCAGTAGCAATACAGCTGATAGAAAAGACTCAGAAATCAGTAAGTGTACAGGGGGTTACATTACATGTAAGTGATGATATTGTACCACTCCTAGACGACGAACAGCTACTGAaattataatgtacatgtatataataattatactctatcCATGGTAGGAtggtacagtgtacatacatgtatatgtacgcATAGTGCCgtgacacacacatgtgcaggTAACAGTGTTCACCCAACCTTGAGTCTCTCTCCGGAGGTTTTGGAGACAGAGGAGCGCTCACTGCCAGCCAAGTCAATAAGGTTAATGCGACTCACTCTGTTCTGCTCCTCACCCTCAAAAACCTGAGCACACAGTGACATTGTATTGTTTCTCACAGTAAGCAAAAAAGTTCACGCAATTACATCATCGGTGAGGTAATAGCAGTGCatctacatgcacatgtacactgtatgtaccagtacatgtaaatCAAAGAGTACACAGAATGACTGACAAACTGTGTGTACCGTGCTCTGAGTGAGAGTGATGGTGAACACTGAGTGTGATCGACTGCTACGCTCGTTCATCCCGGTCGCAGCTGTTGCTCGGTAACGGTTACCAAGGTGAATCCATCTCTGCAAGGGGAATAGTCACAATACTAACGACTGTATTTTAAgcctctacatgtacagtcatgtaaatATTGAAGATTAACTCATAGTGTAATGTGTTGACTTTTAGTAAAAGCACTGTTTACTGTTGCAGCAACATGAGCAACTGTAAATGAAGTAAACTGTACAGAAATAGTGTTGACCATTACCTTGCTGTTATTGAACAGAGTCCTGATCgactcatgcacacacatttctcTCTACATGTCACTACATGTGCGTACAGCTCACCTCAATGTCAGGATATGAGTCTGCCACAAAGGTAGACAGGTCCTCCACATAGGGGCCTAGTACCGGGTGCTCCCTCACTCTCAGCTGTAATAACAGAGGTCATAGCAGCTACTGTATTTaatacacgtacgtacacctATAGCTGGATACTTGACACTActaaacacatgtacaataataggCTGGCAGTAATTCTATATCTGAATACACACAACCCTTAAACTGAAAGAATATGGGTATGGTTAACGTAATTTGCACCCTCAGACAATCGATAGAGAACCCTCACAAACAGACATGGTGCCAACTCAAGATGCTAAGTGGTGTATACGTGTGTACCTTTTTCTTTATCTTGTGCTGGTTGGAGGCTAACAGGTCGTAGATCTTCTCCTTGTAGATCTCATAGTAGCTAACCTGCACCTTGAACGAGGTCTGCAGGATAGATAGAAACAACCTAGTAGCCTGTAACTACTTGTATACTGCAGTTACTAGTTGTATAACGTAAGTGCTAGCTGTACATACACTAGTTgaatatatactgcatgtattgtatactCACAGGTCTCAAGTAAAAACACAACACAGTGACTGTACTTATGCTAGTACTATAGAGTGTACAGTACTTAGCGTCTAGCCCACAGCTTCGGCAGTTACCTCATCATCAGACATTCCCTCCACCCGATCAAACAGTTCTTGAGCAAACCTCGGGACAATTCCAATAGCCTCCCCCTCACCCataatactgtgtgtgtgaatggacATAAAGTGTACAGATATCCTTGCAACGCCTTTAAAAAGATTGCTCAGCTTTACTGCCTCACCAGTAAGACTTGCCAGAGCCTGTTTGTCCGTACGCAAACAAA contains the following coding sequences:
- the LOC135343115 gene encoding kinesin-like protein KIF14, with the protein product MSQKPKRVSAPNNTLPYAYTESPSSSKGGKRKRLLPQIPSTSTPVARGNETTINLTTVSEISAVSVLTQNATTADVTRSPAREFVSPVKFTDNGEDSCVTVAVRVRPFSERELNLQQLKPIVRMHGNEVIIKSKDDVVHRFYYDHCFWSLPEDSPGESVSSGRSLSPQFASQEYVYKHLAQPLLDRSFEGYNTCLFAYGQTGSGKSYCIMGEGEAIGIVPRFAQELFDRVEGMSDDETSFKVQVSYYEIYKEKIYDLLASNQHKIKKKLRVREHPVLGPYVEDLSTFVADSYPDIERWIHLGNRYRATAATGMNERSSRSHSVFTITLTQSTVFEGEEQNRVSRINLIDLAGSERSSVSKTSGERLKEGASINKSLHSLGKVISLLSEKGSGRRKKVFIPYRDSTLTWLLKESLGGNSKTAMIATVSPSHLHYDESLGTLRYAQQARTIVNVARINEDPNAAIIRDLRQQIEQLQSLLQTSGVQSIGDSSQVKVLHEKLLESEKLMADTTRSWKEKLRQSEARKQEEIEQLQRSGALTVNNREPNLVNLTEDPQLSEIVVYFLKEGVTRVGRRREGGSHDIELSGALVMSNHCSLSNDAGVVTLQPSSNTEAQTFLNGHLISSTDQLHHGDRIVLGGEYYFRFNNPLEVEQGMHLKKGQGTFEYAKNELIREQTARLEAELEERRLKEREALMGELQSLRDAAQKDMDYQRVEYEEKLANLTRDMVEQTMEASHHIKSSEEVRAAMEELQERNKALEEETVTQKHLLHLEKIKAEREYEEIKEEKTRLMSDLEQEKNKLLADIQQLNKNKSVRLNVSCREPTVSTVSMEPSRKGSEMVRLAMMLQEASAISKSLNRPLTFSREELTDDSDGLEVQVRVNNTQQGIVTFWTLEKFEGRLEVMRDMYTNMSTSGIGSSTSLEGESVGSSCEEPDPFSDPSDSWVKESLITPQPSPMRSSSIRHLLMSSSSTHSITLPGSALPPRSLLDLLNVSSRGGSPMLPPVSHITPHLSLPALCHQRISGLLGISPAESGSVFQRVLSRVLDIREACEAIEEAYCQNMDSIDAPLWSTPSVTEAVLSLYTSLELLLAEGQTLQRELLAWHSLVTRLLPTWVDGGGLVTERADNFLETISQQTALYCSRLLQATEKESENAVREACASLRESLDSLTQQTGSLSLARQVLDKTFVSRVPVTPSSGHVVVGEPDGGDDFITLQPYQKSAMLFYQGYCDWCSAVFEHARGRVGECVQSLSPYTDQSDLVSGVAKTVTGVEAFLQRLAELQGDIWSISAPSVGTLPLTPPLPSVVELLSHIRQVEKSVETITTHITPFLQTDTTSTSLEDLSSSNKQVAYSCNELAALALRVIKGSPCPQTQGYVYEVQQLSHEIARAGKTVNHVIKRGTDEERGKKRREMKKKPFQIENATTAIDERIVPVVDMSTIPVCEELIGAKGSSESRTSMATGQLTQSPEHRVNRSKNEHVTIGRDMYSSIIDDEDDSTLV